Proteins from a genomic interval of Leeia speluncae:
- a CDS encoding LysR family transcriptional regulator, translated as MRLDDLELFVLAADQGSFSLVARQLNITPAFVSGAIMRLEKHLGTRLFVRNTRNLRLSEEGLRYLPFARGVVDQLQQGAQVLSEQSEALKGTLRLSAPSDIGRNLLVPWLDDFQTLHPQLAIQLRISDRAVDLVGEPVDAAIRYGQLPDSSLIAWPLVNGLRRSLCAAPAYLAKFGTPTHPTELVHHNCLGFVWGDQTFQRWRFTLPEEECVVNIRGNRFSDDADIVRRWAVNGQGLVYKSRLDLLPDIQAGRLVEVFPPTWGEPTSLHLVAAHRLQATPAVQALKAWLQEKCQALIA; from the coding sequence ATGCGCTTAGATGATTTGGAATTATTTGTATTAGCGGCAGATCAAGGGAGCTTTTCGCTGGTTGCTCGGCAGCTAAATATCACCCCCGCGTTTGTGAGTGGGGCCATCATGCGGCTAGAGAAACATCTAGGTACACGATTGTTTGTGCGCAATACCCGTAACCTAAGGTTATCTGAAGAAGGTTTACGGTATCTGCCCTTTGCACGTGGCGTGGTAGACCAATTGCAACAAGGGGCGCAAGTGCTGAGTGAACAGAGTGAGGCGCTAAAAGGCACACTACGCCTATCTGCCCCCTCAGATATTGGCCGAAACTTGCTGGTGCCGTGGCTTGATGATTTTCAAACCTTGCACCCACAGTTAGCCATTCAACTGCGCATTAGTGACCGGGCGGTAGATTTAGTGGGCGAACCGGTAGATGCCGCAATTCGATATGGGCAATTGCCAGATTCTTCATTAATTGCATGGCCGCTAGTGAATGGATTAAGGCGCTCGCTCTGTGCTGCGCCTGCGTACCTTGCGAAGTTCGGTACACCAACGCACCCGACAGAACTTGTTCATCACAATTGCTTAGGCTTTGTATGGGGAGACCAGACATTTCAACGTTGGCGCTTTACTTTGCCAGAGGAAGAATGTGTGGTGAATATCAGGGGTAACCGCTTTAGTGATGATGCCGATATTGTTCGCCGCTGGGCGGTGAATGGCCAAGGCCTCGTTTACAAATCTAGGCTCGATCTATTACCAGATATTCAGGCGGGAAGGTTGGTAGAAGTCTTTCCGCCAACATGGGGGGAGCCAACATCACTCCACTTAGTTGCCGCGCATCGACTACAAGCCACGCCAGCAGTGCAAGCACTAAAGGCATGGCTACAAGAGAAATGTCAGGCATTGATTGCTTAA
- a CDS encoding cyclic nucleotide-binding domain-containing protein gives MKCSDCKWRKYCLPSDLSGPSLSEFEHIVHLGKKFEKEQRIYSQGSSFRSLFAIQSGSVKTQYTLTSGYTQVTAFYYPGEVIGLDAIDTDKYPGTAIALEDSIICEIPFAHLEQIAQQQPILNQSLFKLMGREFVRDQSLLFLLGSRAAEERVLSFLSSIAKRHTIMNPESQQLQLSMSRTDIASFLGISLETVSRELTKLKKNGWLELSGRNVLIHQPANFKEYVFQLADKTI, from the coding sequence TTGAAGTGCTCAGATTGCAAATGGCGCAAGTACTGTTTGCCTAGCGACCTTAGCGGACCTTCGCTTAGCGAGTTTGAGCACATCGTCCACCTAGGCAAAAAATTCGAGAAAGAGCAACGAATCTATAGCCAAGGATCGTCGTTTCGCTCCCTGTTTGCCATTCAATCTGGTAGCGTCAAAACCCAATACACCCTCACCTCTGGTTACACACAAGTCACCGCTTTTTATTACCCCGGTGAAGTCATTGGCCTAGATGCGATAGATACCGACAAATACCCCGGTACAGCCATCGCCTTAGAAGATTCGATCATCTGTGAAATCCCTTTTGCACACCTAGAGCAAATCGCCCAACAACAGCCGATTCTGAATCAATCTTTATTTAAGCTAATGGGCAGAGAGTTTGTACGAGATCAATCGCTACTCTTTTTATTAGGTAGCCGCGCCGCCGAAGAACGCGTACTGAGTTTTCTAAGTAGTATCGCTAAACGCCACACCATCATGAACCCGGAAAGCCAGCAACTGCAACTCAGCATGTCTCGTACCGATATTGCGAGCTTTTTAGGGATTTCGCTAGAAACTGTTAGCCGAGAACTGACCAAACTAAAGAAAAATGGCTGGCTGGAATTAAGCGGCAGAAATGTACTTATTCACCAACCTGCCAATTTCAAAGAGTACGTGTTCCAGTTGGCAGATAAGACTATTTAA
- a CDS encoding zinc-binding alcohol dehydrogenase family protein → MFFPCKETGKLATFFTSFGHIIMKAFGFYQALPLSHAEALVEITLPTPVATGHDVLVDVRAISINPVDVKVRANSQPAAGEFRIPGWDAAGVVLAVGEKVSHFKVGDRVWYAGAMRRHGSYCEQQLVDERLVGKIPDNLDFAHAASLPLTAITAWELLFDRLAVHEADPSHAGTLLILGAAGGVGSILTQLASTLTGLTVIGTASRPDSQAWVMHHGAHHVINHAEPLRPQLEALGIAEVSYVIGLNQSESYLSQIVDILRPEGKFALIDDPKVLDIAPFKLKSISVHWELMFTRSIFQTETQIKQHHLLNRVAKLVEEERLHPTVSTKLEGINLDTLRHAHAMVERGNMLGKVVLEK, encoded by the coding sequence GTGTTTTTCCCATGTAAAGAAACAGGCAAGCTAGCGACATTCTTCACTTCATTTGGACACATCATCATGAAAGCATTTGGTTTTTATCAGGCCTTACCACTTAGCCATGCAGAGGCGCTTGTCGAGATTACCCTCCCTACGCCAGTAGCAACCGGTCACGATGTATTAGTCGATGTTCGCGCTATTTCTATTAACCCAGTCGATGTAAAAGTACGCGCCAATTCACAGCCTGCAGCAGGGGAATTTCGCATTCCTGGCTGGGATGCAGCCGGGGTGGTGTTGGCAGTGGGCGAGAAAGTAAGCCACTTTAAAGTGGGCGATCGTGTATGGTACGCGGGGGCAATGCGCCGCCACGGCAGCTATTGCGAGCAACAGCTAGTGGACGAGCGCTTAGTAGGAAAGATACCTGATAATCTAGACTTTGCCCATGCCGCCTCTTTACCGCTAACGGCGATTACCGCTTGGGAATTACTGTTTGATAGATTAGCCGTTCACGAGGCAGATCCATCGCATGCTGGCACCTTGCTGATTTTAGGTGCCGCAGGTGGGGTTGGCAGTATTCTGACCCAGCTAGCGAGTACGCTAACAGGGCTCACCGTCATCGGCACCGCCTCTCGGCCAGATTCGCAAGCTTGGGTAATGCACCACGGTGCCCATCATGTGATTAATCATGCCGAACCACTTCGTCCACAGCTAGAAGCACTGGGCATTGCGGAGGTCTCCTATGTAATTGGGCTGAATCAGAGTGAATCGTATTTATCGCAAATCGTGGATATTTTGCGCCCAGAGGGGAAGTTTGCGCTGATTGATGACCCCAAAGTGCTCGATATCGCGCCATTTAAGTTAAAGTCGATCTCTGTGCATTGGGAGCTAATGTTCACCCGGTCGATCTTCCAAACCGAGACTCAAATTAAGCAGCATCACTTGCTTAACCGCGTAGCAAAACTCGTAGAGGAAGAACGACTACATCCAACGGTCAGTACCAAACTAGAAGGCATCAATCTAGACACCTTACGTCATGCGCATGCGATGGTAGAGCGCGGCAATATGCTTGGCAAAGTGGTATTGGAAAAATAA
- the hisD gene encoding histidinol dehydrogenase — MAIQFTQPKSIQFVKSPEKAAADDNAQIETLVKEVLANVAANGDAAVKEYSLKFDKSDVDVLEVTPEEIQASLASLDPQTRKDTEFAIERVRAFAQAQLATILPLEVETLPGLHLGHRVLPIKKIGAYVPGGRYPILSAPVMTIVPAKVAGCEEVIACLPPTAHPAMIAGCHLSGADRIFKIGGAQAIAAMAFGTESVPAVDKIVGPGNAYVNEAKRQVFGPVGIDQLAGPSEIFIVADETANPAILATDMLAQAEHDIRTRVGLITTSKAVAEATLKEVALQLETLSTANVAAQAWRDYGEIVVCEDEASMIAYSDFIAAEHLQVHTKDAQATAKKLHNYGSLFIGEEASVVFSDKCCGTNHTLPTMGAGRYTGGLWVGSYVKVCTHQWLDARGVAAVAPPAARQSKTEGMEGHQRAAEVRLGRY, encoded by the coding sequence ATGGCCATCCAATTTACTCAACCAAAATCGATTCAATTTGTGAAATCGCCAGAAAAAGCAGCCGCAGACGATAACGCACAAATTGAAACACTTGTGAAAGAGGTGCTGGCCAATGTCGCTGCGAATGGTGATGCAGCGGTAAAAGAATACAGCCTAAAGTTTGATAAAAGTGATGTAGATGTTCTAGAAGTAACGCCAGAAGAAATTCAAGCATCTTTGGCTTCGCTAGATCCGCAAACCCGCAAAGATACAGAGTTTGCCATTGAGCGTGTTCGCGCCTTTGCCCAAGCACAATTGGCAACCATTTTGCCACTCGAAGTAGAAACCCTGCCAGGCTTACATTTAGGCCACCGTGTTTTGCCGATCAAGAAAATTGGTGCGTATGTACCTGGCGGACGCTACCCCATCTTATCTGCACCAGTAATGACGATTGTGCCTGCAAAAGTAGCTGGCTGTGAGGAAGTGATTGCTTGCCTGCCGCCAACTGCACATCCAGCGATGATTGCGGGTTGCCATCTTTCTGGTGCAGATCGCATTTTCAAAATTGGCGGTGCACAAGCGATTGCGGCAATGGCATTTGGCACTGAGTCTGTCCCTGCGGTAGATAAGATCGTTGGCCCGGGTAATGCCTATGTAAATGAAGCAAAACGCCAAGTGTTTGGCCCAGTGGGGATTGATCAGCTGGCTGGACCAAGTGAAATTTTTATTGTGGCAGATGAAACAGCCAACCCAGCGATTTTAGCGACCGATATGCTAGCCCAAGCAGAACACGATATTCGTACGCGTGTCGGCTTAATTACTACTAGCAAAGCAGTGGCGGAAGCAACGCTAAAAGAAGTGGCCTTACAGTTAGAAACCTTGTCTACCGCGAATGTGGCCGCACAAGCCTGGCGTGATTATGGCGAAATTGTAGTGTGTGAAGATGAAGCATCCATGATTGCGTACTCTGATTTTATTGCAGCAGAACATTTGCAAGTGCACACCAAAGACGCACAAGCAACAGCAAAGAAACTGCATAACTATGGTTCTTTGTTTATTGGAGAAGAGGCTTCGGTGGTGTTCTCAGACAAGTGCTGCGGAACCAACCATACACTACCGACCATGGGGGCGGGACGTTATACCGGCGGGCTCTGGGTGGGTTCTTATGTGAAGGTTTGTACACACCAGTGGCTAGATGCAAGAGGTGTTGCGGCCGTTGCGCCACCAGCTGCTCGCCAAAGTAAAACAGAAGGAATGGAAGGTCACCAACGTGCAGCGGAAGTACGACTAGGCCGTTATTAA
- a CDS encoding transporter substrate-binding domain-containing protein produces MRKKVLSALLCAFAALPATAETLKIAIQGGLPPFDYTEAGKVKGFNVDITHALCADMKVTCVVVKTPWENLIPDVASGKVDAAISSVAITEERKKKVLFSDKYTQSPGSFVGKKGKYVSTFITELDLKGKKVGYQSNTIFENLVKGRFPNIPQTGYHTTAEMYRALSSGEIDIALDDMVSAYYGFLQSPEGKGYELVGSAIRDRKYMGVGEGVVLKLGNQALAKRFNQSISHIRETGIYQQIMNKYFMFNVY; encoded by the coding sequence ATGCGTAAGAAAGTACTGTCCGCACTGCTATGTGCGTTTGCCGCTTTGCCTGCCACTGCTGAAACCTTAAAAATTGCCATTCAAGGTGGTTTACCCCCGTTTGATTACACTGAAGCGGGAAAAGTAAAAGGGTTTAACGTCGATATTACCCATGCTTTATGTGCAGACATGAAAGTAACATGCGTGGTTGTAAAAACCCCTTGGGAGAATCTCATCCCAGATGTGGCTAGTGGCAAAGTCGATGCTGCTATCTCTAGCGTTGCGATCACCGAAGAACGTAAAAAGAAGGTGCTATTTTCGGATAAATACACGCAAAGCCCAGGTAGTTTTGTTGGGAAAAAGGGCAAGTATGTATCGACATTCATTACCGAACTCGACCTAAAAGGCAAGAAGGTGGGGTATCAGTCGAACACTATCTTTGAAAACCTAGTCAAAGGTCGCTTCCCAAACATCCCGCAAACGGGATATCACACCACTGCTGAAATGTATCGCGCACTCTCGTCCGGTGAAATTGATATTGCCCTAGATGACATGGTCTCTGCTTACTATGGTTTTTTACAGTCGCCAGAGGGTAAAGGTTACGAACTCGTTGGTTCAGCCATCCGCGATCGTAAATACATGGGGGTTGGCGAAGGCGTTGTTCTAAAACTTGGTAATCAAGCGTTGGCCAAGCGATTTAACCAATCGATCTCCCATATCCGAGAAACCGGCATTTACCAACAAATCATGAATAAATACTTCATGTTTAACGTTTACTAA
- a CDS encoding GlcG/HbpS family heme-binding protein, translating to MNPITLQNKATISQATAQQLIQLATESAKQQGIAVTIAITDIGGHQVALYRDDNAHFLTIEVAIKKAWTASAYGLPTHIWNDIVNQPKTAQLNNVSQLMPIGGGYPLRVNGQLVGGIGISGGLAQQDIDACGAALTALGFEFTG from the coding sequence ATGAATCCAATCACCTTACAAAATAAAGCAACGATTAGCCAAGCAACCGCACAACAACTCATTCAACTAGCGACTGAAAGTGCAAAGCAACAGGGCATTGCCGTCACCATTGCCATTACCGATATTGGCGGGCATCAAGTGGCATTGTACCGAGACGATAACGCGCACTTCCTAACGATAGAAGTAGCAATCAAAAAAGCCTGGACAGCTTCTGCCTACGGCTTACCCACCCATATTTGGAACGACATTGTGAATCAGCCCAAAACGGCGCAGTTAAACAATGTTTCGCAACTGATGCCGATTGGCGGTGGCTACCCTTTGCGGGTGAATGGACAATTGGTGGGCGGTATTGGTATTTCTGGCGGGCTTGCCCAACAGGATATTGATGCCTGTGGTGCCGCACTCACGGCGCTTGGGTTTGAGTTTACCGGCTAA
- a CDS encoding helix-turn-helix domain-containing protein, translating to MAKIGNEIKVLRERRGLSMRELAARAGISHTAISMIEKNEISPSVDTLAAILDVLGSTLVSFFAELKGLYSVSPFYRADDLPEIGERKKISYKAVGQNHPNRSILLLHETYQAGADSGKAISHDAQETGIVISGAVEVTVGTETSILYPGDAYYFDSRLPHTFKNVHEGESVIVSAVSPPSF from the coding sequence ATGGCCAAAATTGGAAATGAAATTAAAGTACTGAGAGAACGAAGAGGGCTTTCGATGCGCGAACTCGCCGCGAGAGCAGGTATTTCGCACACAGCCATTTCGATGATTGAGAAAAATGAAATCAGCCCATCGGTTGATACATTAGCCGCCATTTTGGATGTATTAGGCAGTACGTTAGTAAGCTTTTTTGCAGAATTAAAAGGGCTGTATTCCGTTTCGCCTTTTTACCGCGCAGATGACTTACCGGAAATTGGTGAACGGAAAAAAATCTCTTACAAGGCGGTAGGACAAAACCACCCCAATCGCTCTATTTTGTTATTACACGAAACCTATCAAGCCGGCGCAGATTCGGGCAAAGCCATTAGCCATGATGCGCAAGAGACTGGCATTGTCATTTCAGGGGCGGTAGAAGTCACCGTAGGAACAGAAACGAGCATCCTCTATCCGGGGGATGCCTACTACTTTGATAGTAGGCTGCCGCATACCTTCAAAAATGTCCATGAAGGCGAAAGCGTGATTGTTAGTGCGGTTTCTCCCCCTTCTTTTTAA
- a CDS encoding carboxymuconolactone decarboxylase family protein translates to MSDKFDAGLAIRKSVLGEAYVNQSIQNADALAMELQTLVTEYCWGTVWAREGLAKRDRSLLNLGMIAALNRPHEFKLHVQGALNNGLTKEEIVEAILQIAIYCGVPAAVDSMRIAREVFAQNPEA, encoded by the coding sequence ATGAGTGATAAATTTGATGCCGGGTTGGCCATTCGTAAATCTGTACTTGGCGAAGCGTATGTAAATCAATCTATCCAAAATGCAGATGCATTGGCGATGGAATTACAAACCTTAGTGACAGAATATTGTTGGGGAACCGTTTGGGCGCGTGAAGGCTTGGCCAAGCGAGATCGCAGCCTGTTAAATTTAGGAATGATTGCTGCTTTAAACCGCCCACATGAATTCAAATTGCATGTGCAAGGCGCGTTAAATAATGGGCTAACAAAAGAAGAGATTGTCGAGGCAATTTTACAAATTGCGATTTATTGTGGCGTCCCTGCCGCTGTCGATAGCATGCGAATTGCCAGAGAAGTGTTTGCGCAAAACCCAGAAGCTTAA
- a CDS encoding tetratricopeptide repeat protein — protein sequence MRKIAQRLLLAPFFCLMAVSYVHAQPAAPAAETAQSATSAEELATLRQFIKTNQSDKSPEMRANEAQAMVSLAVGLEKNQKFDDANKVYKDLISKYASDTSTEVKIRVAMGMRYLGDNLSDQKKVKESNALYRQLADKFAKETDPSIRFEVATGLFGLALALEDGQMKVANNTYRELVRNFVNDQTPSIRIKVATALHYLVDNLYAEKQVDETIQLVNQLHTNYGADTAPEIRSLLASSLVTLGVALEDKEQLNDAVKNYQQLISQFGNEPSEDIRNYVSMGLRYMADDLDDLKQSDAAIKAYQQLIATYGKDTDDKVRLTVAKGMHSLGVVYATQDNKNKAIETYQQLISTYGSDTEAEVQNQVEQAKSAIEALKSN from the coding sequence ATGCGCAAAATTGCCCAACGCCTTTTACTTGCCCCATTTTTCTGCTTGATGGCTGTCTCTTACGTTCACGCTCAGCCAGCAGCGCCGGCAGCAGAAACAGCACAATCAGCGACTTCTGCTGAAGAGCTCGCAACACTAAGACAGTTTATTAAGACAAACCAGTCAGATAAATCGCCTGAAATGCGCGCTAATGAGGCACAAGCCATGGTGTCATTGGCGGTTGGTTTAGAAAAAAATCAAAAGTTCGATGATGCAAATAAGGTCTATAAAGACCTCATCAGCAAATACGCCTCAGATACCTCAACAGAGGTAAAAATTCGCGTGGCAATGGGCATGCGCTATTTGGGCGATAACTTATCGGATCAAAAGAAGGTAAAAGAATCTAACGCCCTATACCGCCAATTGGCAGATAAATTTGCGAAAGAAACCGATCCAAGTATTCGCTTCGAAGTAGCAACCGGGCTTTTTGGACTAGCGTTGGCGTTAGAAGATGGGCAAATGAAGGTAGCAAACAATACCTACCGTGAACTAGTCCGCAACTTTGTGAACGATCAAACCCCAAGCATTCGGATTAAAGTCGCTACAGCGCTGCATTATTTGGTAGACAACTTGTATGCCGAAAAACAAGTGGATGAAACCATCCAATTGGTCAATCAACTACATACAAACTATGGCGCAGATACCGCACCAGAAATACGTAGTCTGCTTGCGTCTAGTTTAGTTACCCTTGGCGTCGCGTTAGAAGACAAAGAACAACTAAATGATGCGGTGAAAAACTACCAACAGCTAATCAGCCAATTTGGCAATGAACCTTCAGAAGACATTCGTAACTATGTATCAATGGGTCTACGCTATATGGCCGATGATTTGGATGATCTGAAACAGTCTGACGCAGCCATAAAAGCTTACCAGCAACTGATTGCGACTTATGGCAAAGACACAGACGATAAAGTTCGTCTTACCGTGGCCAAAGGGATGCATAGCTTAGGGGTTGTTTATGCCACGCAAGATAACAAAAACAAAGCGATTGAAACTTACCAACAGTTGATTAGCACCTACGGCAGCGACACTGAAGCGGAAGTACAGAATCAAGTGGAGCAAGCAAAATCAGCCATTGAGGCATTAAAGAGTAACTAA
- a CDS encoding transporter substrate-binding domain-containing protein, producing MTKQRRLLGIGLCGLISTFTQAETLKIAIQGALPPFDYMEGGQVKGFNVEITHALCADMKVTCVVVKTPWEELIPSVSSGKVDAVISSMSITAERQKIVSFSERYTRSPASFVAKKKKYLTTYITALDLKGKTAGAQAGTIYENLMRGRYPEVPLKTFSTTADMYKSLQAGEIDIALDDMVSAYYGYVQTPAGKGLELVGSPIRDSKYMGIGEGVVVKLNNKALANRFSTAITNIRKSGVYQQIMNKYFMFNVY from the coding sequence ATGACAAAACAACGGCGGCTTCTCGGCATCGGACTATGCGGACTAATTAGCACGTTCACACAGGCTGAAACATTAAAAATCGCCATTCAAGGAGCACTTCCCCCTTTTGACTATATGGAGGGAGGCCAAGTCAAAGGGTTTAATGTAGAGATAACCCATGCACTCTGTGCTGACATGAAAGTGACCTGTGTCGTAGTCAAAACCCCATGGGAAGAATTGATTCCCTCTGTTTCTAGCGGAAAGGTGGATGCGGTTATTTCCAGCATGTCTATTACTGCCGAACGTCAAAAAATTGTCTCTTTTAGTGAGCGATATACGCGCAGCCCAGCCAGTTTTGTTGCAAAGAAAAAGAAGTATCTGACAACTTATATTACTGCGCTTGATCTAAAAGGAAAAACCGCTGGCGCACAAGCAGGGACAATTTATGAAAACCTGATGCGGGGACGTTATCCAGAAGTACCGTTAAAGACTTTCTCTACCACTGCCGACATGTACAAATCACTGCAGGCGGGAGAAATTGACATCGCATTAGATGATATGGTCTCTGCTTATTATGGCTATGTTCAAACACCTGCCGGCAAAGGGCTAGAACTCGTTGGCTCTCCCATTAGAGATAGCAAATACATGGGGATTGGCGAAGGGGTGGTGGTTAAACTTAACAATAAAGCCTTGGCCAATCGGTTTAGCACAGCGATTACAAATATCCGAAAATCTGGTGTTTACCAACAAATCATGAATAAATACTTCATGTTTAACGTGTATTAA
- a CDS encoding ABC transporter substrate-binding protein has product MKQQTKLLLACTVLAMSQMATAKDLTVVSFGGAVKDAQVKAYYGPYKAATGTQVLGSEYNGEMAKIKSMVDTKTISWDVVEVESPELTRGCEEGLFEKIDITKIGNKADFVPGAVQQCGVATFVWTTGFAYDGDKLKVGPKSWADFWDVKKFPGKRGMRKGPKYSLEFALMADGVAPKDVYKMLATPKGVDRAFKKLDQLKPYIQWWEAGAQPAQYLAAGDVVMSVAYNGRIANAQKEGKNLKMVWNGSIYDMDFWAIPKGHPAPQESLKYIAFASKPENQKIFSGQISYGPTNKKTLPLIPKADLANLPTAPNNLKNSVGMDTVFWADYGESLEQRFNAWAAK; this is encoded by the coding sequence ATGAAACAACAAACAAAATTATTACTTGCATGCACGGTGCTTGCGATGAGCCAAATGGCAACCGCAAAAGACCTAACGGTGGTTTCCTTTGGTGGTGCGGTAAAAGACGCCCAAGTAAAAGCCTATTATGGCCCTTACAAAGCAGCCACAGGTACACAAGTACTTGGATCTGAATACAATGGCGAAATGGCCAAAATTAAATCCATGGTAGATACCAAGACAATCTCTTGGGATGTGGTAGAAGTAGAATCACCAGAACTGACTCGTGGTTGTGAAGAAGGCCTATTTGAGAAAATTGATATCACCAAGATTGGTAATAAAGCAGACTTTGTCCCGGGTGCAGTTCAACAATGTGGTGTAGCTACTTTCGTCTGGACAACGGGGTTTGCATACGATGGGGATAAACTAAAGGTCGGTCCTAAATCATGGGCAGACTTTTGGGATGTGAAGAAATTCCCTGGTAAACGCGGTATGCGTAAAGGGCCAAAATACTCGCTTGAGTTTGCATTGATGGCTGATGGCGTTGCACCGAAAGATGTTTACAAAATGTTGGCAACACCAAAGGGTGTTGATCGTGCCTTTAAAAAGCTAGATCAATTAAAACCATATATTCAATGGTGGGAAGCTGGCGCACAACCAGCGCAGTACTTAGCCGCTGGCGATGTGGTGATGAGCGTGGCTTATAACGGCCGAATTGCCAATGCGCAAAAAGAAGGTAAGAACCTGAAAATGGTTTGGAATGGCAGTATTTACGACATGGATTTCTGGGCGATTCCAAAAGGACATCCTGCGCCACAAGAGTCTCTAAAATACATTGCGTTTGCTAGCAAACCTGAAAATCAAAAAATCTTTTCTGGACAAATTTCTTATGGTCCAACCAACAAGAAAACATTGCCACTTATTCCAAAAGCAGACTTAGCTAACTTGCCAACCGCACCAAATAACCTGAAAAACTCAGTTGGTATGGATACCGTCTTCTGGGCAGATTATGGTGAATCTTTAGAGCAACGCTTTAATGCATGGGCTGCAAAGTAA
- a CDS encoding NAD(P)H-dependent flavin oxidoreductase, protein MPNQSTIAIPTFLAKLGITHPILQAPMAGVSTPAMAAAVSNAGGLGALGLGAMNAQAAKEVIAATRALTDKPFNVNVFCHAPAKIDVAVSQAWLAYLAPTFQEFDVPVPSTLREIYQSFLVDTAMFEMLLAEKPAVISFHFGLPSSEQIAAFKTAGITLLATATSITEATAITEAGLDAIVAQGIEAGGHRGMFDPSAADSELPTLDLVRELKQVSHLPIIAAGGLMNGADIAQAFAVGADAVQLGTAFVTTPESAADAAYRAAFFQQPVLPTTLTKSISGRPARGFCNQLTALGEQPNAPTIPDYPLTYDAGKALHAAAKGKGNVAYAAQWAGMSAAKARNLSAATLINTLVEELIAAQAGN, encoded by the coding sequence ATGCCGAATCAATCCACCATTGCCATTCCAACGTTCTTAGCTAAACTGGGCATCACACATCCTATCCTTCAAGCACCCATGGCAGGTGTTAGCACGCCAGCCATGGCGGCAGCGGTATCAAATGCGGGTGGTTTAGGGGCACTAGGGCTGGGCGCCATGAATGCGCAGGCGGCAAAAGAAGTAATAGCGGCGACTCGCGCACTAACCGACAAACCGTTTAACGTGAATGTGTTTTGCCATGCACCCGCAAAAATAGATGTTGCCGTTAGCCAAGCATGGCTAGCTTATCTAGCGCCCACATTCCAAGAGTTTGATGTCCCCGTCCCATCTACCTTAAGGGAAATCTATCAATCGTTTTTAGTCGATACCGCTATGTTTGAGATGCTATTGGCTGAAAAGCCAGCGGTGATCAGCTTTCATTTTGGATTGCCATCAAGCGAACAGATTGCAGCATTCAAAACCGCGGGTATTACCTTACTAGCAACGGCAACCTCTATCACAGAAGCAACAGCCATTACCGAAGCTGGGTTAGACGCCATTGTTGCGCAAGGCATTGAAGCGGGCGGACACCGAGGGATGTTTGATCCAAGCGCAGCAGATAGTGAACTTCCTACCTTAGATTTGGTACGCGAGCTTAAACAAGTAAGCCATTTACCGATTATTGCTGCGGGTGGATTAATGAATGGAGCAGACATTGCACAAGCATTCGCTGTGGGTGCCGACGCTGTGCAATTAGGCACCGCATTTGTCACCACGCCAGAGTCCGCGGCCGATGCCGCCTACCGAGCCGCTTTTTTTCAGCAGCCTGTTCTGCCAACTACATTAACCAAATCCATTTCCGGCCGACCAGCAAGAGGATTTTGCAACCAGCTAACGGCGTTGGGCGAACAGCCAAATGCACCGACGATTCCAGATTACCCGCTTACATATGATGCGGGTAAAGCCCTCCATGCGGCAGCAAAAGGAAAAGGCAACGTTGCTTACGCCGCGCAATGGGCAGGCATGAGCGCAGCTAAGGCGCGCAATCTATCTGCGGCGACCTTAATCAACACCTTAGTCGAAGAGCTGATTGCAGCCCAAGCGGGCAATTAA